CATGGTATGTGTTCATTTttctcgagttgaaaggttttcctcttttttgtgtgagttgtgtggttttctgttttgagttactcatacaagctttcataaacttaccgggtttgttgtgtggcagcccggtgcactattcgatAATGTAGGGCTTAAACATGCAGGTCAAGTTAATCGTGGTTGAAGATGAGTTCCTATAGTTGCAGTTTTACGGTTGCaaaccaattttgtgactttaccattgttaagacttccgctttgtagtaaactctgagaagcatttacttattattttgttttggcaatttaattcgtaaacttatgtaatatttgactctgcGGAGCGAGTCTGTATTGTGGGTTCAAgacatcagtatgtacttagtttaaaaggaaaaagaatttCAGGTATTCTATATTGATGGCTaaaccatcacgcatgtataattatggaattatatttgatttttaattttgctTAAAAATTGGGGCGTGACAAAGAATTTCAGAAAGGACATGAACTCGTTACATAGAGCAAGAAGACAACTTTATTTGTAACAAGCAACGCTACATATCCTCTTGTACCAAAGAATTTCTAAATTTATGAACTTGGAAGTAAAGAAAAGGTAAAGACACACTTGGAAATATTACATCTTACACATTACTTCTAAGATTTTAACTACCTAGCTAGGCAGTGGAAAGCTCACTTTGTTAAACATTtccttcctaatttttttttctatctcgCTCTCGCTCTCTTTTAGGGGTGAGAGGCATTGATGCTAGGGAAAAGTAGATTCTGGGTTGTTTTCAAATGGGTAAAAATCCAAATCCTCTAGTGAGAAACCGAAATCCCCAATTGGTGAGTTGGCCACAGAAGTTGAGGCCGATAGTATCTCATGAGTGAGATCAGAATCTGAAGTTTGCACATCATTGCGTACTAGTCCAAAGTGGCATGGTGACACTGCCGCAAAGTAGTCTGATTCGAATGTTGCCGGAGACCCGAATGTTTGAGCGTAGCTACCACCCAGGAAATCGTTCGCAATTGCAGCGAAAACATGGTCTTCCACCACATTGTTTTCAGACTCTATTGGCGTGGGAGGGAAGGAAAATGATGGAAATATCTTCTTTCCCTCCTCCCTAGTGTCCAAATTCTCAGTTTTAACTCTAAGCCCAAAACTGAACGATTTTTCTGGTGTCTGTCTCGGTGTTCCTGCTTCTTGTTTAAGAGAAACATTCTGCTTTCCGTTTAACTGAGCGACTAGGTGACAAGTATGTAGTCCTGTATAAGTTACCATAAAGATTGTTGGGTCTGCATCTGATTTTTGAACTTGCTTTGTGGCTAGGCAACCTTGTGTGTTTCTATGTGTGCATCGATAGTAGCCTCTGCAATACAATATCAAAACAAGTTAGATACAGGACATGAAAGAATTGATTGTGTACACAAAATTTGTACAATTCAGACCAAGTTCATTGACAGTGAGATGTGAGATACATGCTTCTCTTTGGACTTGTTCTTTAAAGACACCATAAGGAATCAATGGAGGTGTATTTCAACGTCAATATAATCCAAGTTGATCCTAATCCCAACAAAGGGCACCCTTCAACAAAAGCCACTATTTTGTGGTGCTTGTACTAATTTTGTCTTATTCATCATGAGGAGGACCCATAATATTATGACCTAGTTTAATGCTAAAAGGTACAAAATGTCAGTAAGAATTGAATGTAAAGCCTATTAGCCGAGGGAAACAGTGACCCCTATACTAGTGAAAGTAAAGCAAATTCACAGACTTTCACAAGTCAGTGCCTAATGCATAGTAGTGCAACTGAGTCAGTGCATTCATGAATCCATGGAAGCAAGGGTTATATGGATGGTCACCTTTTGGAAAAATTTGGATAAGTTCAAGTACTCATTTGACTTCATCATGCCAATTGTGAAAGAAATGTGAAAGAAAcagaaataaacaaataaataaaagatattTGGGTATTCTAGAAGTAGATGTGCTTGATAAGAGACCAATGATTAAAACAGAAGCGAAAGATATTTTCCTACATGGACTTGGGTGGTGGATCTTCAAAGATTCAAACCACCTAACCCAATTTCATGTTTTGTGGTTTGTCTATTCAATTATAATATCATGAAAATATGGCTTTTGAAGGATTAAAATTCTCACCTTGGGTACTTAGCACCAAGGATATCCTTTTGGCCATATTTTCTCCAACTATAGCCATCATCAAGAGAGCCATCTTGTCCTGTTCCAGAGCAAACCTTCACTTCTTCAGTCCTCTTGGGCATTGGTTTCCTGCAAAAtccaaaaaatccaaaacaatcAGAACCAGATCGATCAATTTCAAACATTACTAATTTGGATAAGTAAGGAGTACCCCTTTAACAAAACAACTCAAAGAATTAAGTACCAAGTACCTTTTCTTGAAGACATTCTTGTTCTTGCAATCTTGGTCAGAGATCTCACTCAATGGGCTACTACTATTCCCAAAGGAACAAGGTGAGTCCAACACTTGGATTTGCTTGATTTCTCCTTCAGAACCAACATCCCTTGTGAGCACAGAGAGTGCCTTTTCATATGAAGATAGTAGCTTTGAAATCAAGAATTCTCCTTCTTGAGATGATGAAGAGTGGTGGAGATGATTCATGAGCTTCTGTGCCAGCTCCTTCCCCTGGGTTAACTCACTTTTTAGAATCTTTTGCTCCCAATTACCCATCATACTCTTCCTCTTCTCCATTTAGAAATATGCAACAGAGAAATGCTTGAAGTAGAATTTGGAAATTTGCAAGTATTGAGCCAAAGCGTATTTGAAACAAGTGAAATGGGTGAATGTGAAGGTGGGTTGTGATAAAAAACACCAAAACTCTACTTGAGGATTGATGGGTTGGTTTTGCTTAGGGGctaagagagggagagaggttgtTATAATGAAGATGGAGAATGTATGTAGAGAAAAGGATGAGGGGCCTCAATTTCTTAGTGAAAGTGTAAGGAATGGAGAGGGGGGAGATATAAAGGGAGggtgagaaagaagaaggaaaagagacAGATTTGACTGAAGAAAACCAAATACTTCTTACTAATTTCTAAAATGGACTAGTTTCTGGTGATTTATGAACTTGTTGGGTAGTGTAGACTTTAAAGAATTGAAATCAAAGAAAAGGGAGAGAAAAGTCCAATTGCTGACCAATTCAAACCCAACAGGAAAATCCCATGGAATCACAACTCTCTCTCAAAGACCAAACTAGTTAAGTGGCTAGTGAGCAACAACGCGGAAAAAGGCTTGAACATTCTTCGTCTGATCCTTGAGGTTGAGGGAGCATGGCCTATTCTATTACTTTTGTCTCATGGAATAAAAAAATGAGGAATATAAAGGCTATACaccttttctatttttatttcagGTATGTTTCTAGATGGTTATCTTTGTGAAAAATTAATCGATTTTAATgttattatttaaataaaacacACATTTAGTATTTTTCACCATACATTATTACATTTTTTGCATGATTATACTTTTTAAGGAGTGATTCGAACACCATTTTACTGAATGATAAGAGCATACAAAAGGAGAATACATTCAGTATTCTTGATTTTGAAAAGAGACTGAATATTTCATGTCACAATATTGAATTCATATACTTTACGAGTTATCACATTTTCACACTATATCAACTATAACGACAACAAATttaatgataaaaaaaacagaaagaatatATCACCCAACGGTTGAAATCGTCAAAAGTGAAAACTATCTCCCTCATCGCCCAAATGGAGGCAGAAGAAAACTTTCATCCATTCACACCCAACTGACGTACGGTGGTGGCGTAATGTGAAAAGCTTTGCTTACGTCGATGTTGATGGATAAGGCCACGTGAATCACGAACTCGCCCACAAAACTAAACCACGCCCACTTGATTAAGATTAGGATTAACAATTCATTATTCTTAAACTTCGTTATATTTAACTCTCTTTTTTCATATATAGGATATTCAACTCTTCATCCAACTCGGTTAAATAAAATACTAGTTAACTATAACATGTCCTAATCTATATATTAATCTCTCTAAATTATgtacttgtgtaatatatatgtTTATCTGCTCttgaatttggggtttgtcTTCTTCAGGAGGAGGTGTATCATCCCATTCCACCTCACCTTTTCAGTTGTTGGTGATAAAGAATTCTTTGCAAGTGTTCATTATCAAATCGACTTCACACCTCATCTTATTCTCCTCATTTACTATTTAATTGGAAAAATTTTACGATATTTTTTTAGCACAAAGAATCCTCTAATGTTAATCAGTAGATTCAATCAATAGTTAGAGGGTGTGACTGATTAACAGTTAGATTTCATTTAAGGAAGAAGGACATTGATAATCTAAACCACCGTAAAGGTTTCCGTTATTCAGAATGTTTGTTTCTAGATTTCATTTAAGGAAAAAGAGCATTGATAATCTGGACCACCGTAAAGATTTCCGCTATTCAAAATATTTGTTTCTTTAAATGGACAACACTTGGCCTACTGACCTTTTCTCCCATTGTATGGATACTATGTCCTTATCTTAGTTACTATCTAAGCATATGACTGCTCAAAATCGTATAATACACatcatattaaattatttaataatATTGATGTGGCACACTTGAAAAcgagaattatatatatatatatatatatatatatctttatggaagaaaaaaaatgcaaacagtactTGACATTTCTCCCATTAGTAACTTTCATACATcaacttaaaaaaatatcactttggtacctgaagttcggaccctaGCCTAACATTAGTACCTGAAACCGTTAACTCTATTACAGCATTAGTCAACTGACATAACTTAAAGGACATATAAGTAATTTCAACTGTAAtgttattattcttttttttttttttttccacgcactctcttcttgttcttcttctctctctctctgtgctaATTATGGTTGATTTGGATTGGAAAGCAAAGATCGTCTCCTCAGATTACCCAACAAATCCCCCAGACTCTCCAACAAGCTCCACCACCTCTCCATCCCCGGCTCCTTCCGCGCAGCCTAAATCCAGTTCGACATTTCCGCCTCCTGTCGCCGTACCTTTGACGGACCTTTATCACAACGACAGACG
This portion of the Rosa chinensis cultivar Old Blush chromosome 1, RchiOBHm-V2, whole genome shotgun sequence genome encodes:
- the LOC112181943 gene encoding probable WRKY transcription factor 46, whose translation is MEKRKSMMGNWEQKILKSELTQGKELAQKLMNHLHHSSSSQEGEFLISKLLSSYEKALSVLTRDVGSEGEIKQIQVLDSPCSFGNSSSPLSEISDQDCKNKNVFKKRKPMPKRTEEVKVCSGTGQDGSLDDGYSWRKYGQKDILGAKYPRGYYRCTHRNTQGCLATKQVQKSDADPTIFMVTYTGLHTCHLVAQLNGKQNVSLKQEAGTPRQTPEKSFSFGLRVKTENLDTREEGKKIFPSFSFPPTPIESENNVVEDHVFAAIANDFLGGSYAQTFGSPATFESDYFAAVSPCHFGLVRNDVQTSDSDLTHEILSASTSVANSPIGDFGFSLEDLDFYPFENNPESTFP